One segment of Palaemon carinicauda isolate YSFRI2023 chromosome 35, ASM3689809v2, whole genome shotgun sequence DNA contains the following:
- the LOC137627521 gene encoding vitelline membrane outer layer protein 1-like, which yields MCVISSTSGNISVNSLLLTDMLRQASLCVLFSYVLLGIAANRPTTKTLFLDNGFDAGKWGEDEFCEEGSFAMDIEVKYKVHNVLHLDENAVNAVKLYCSKPDGTMANYITSTEGEEGTWQGMKSCSHGLMTGVRAKILPNKGLFGDDEAMQNVEMECDGGLSTILAMPEHANFSTVNWSSWDKCGRSSAVCGIKIRYEPPNLVDDDVAVSDMTLYCCSLN from the exons ATGTGCGTAATTTCATCAACATCTGGAAATATCTCAGTCAACAGTTTGCTTTTAACAGATATGCTGCGCCAGGCTTCTCTCTGCGTCCTCTTCAGCTATGTCCTTCTGGGAATAGCAG CAAATCGCCCGACTACGAAAACTCTCTTCCTGGACAATGGTTTCGACGCTGGCAAGTGGGGAGAAGATGAGTTTTGCGAAGAGGGCTCGTTTGCCATGGATATCGAAGTTAAA TACAAGGTACACAACGTACTCCACCTCGATGAGAATGCAGTGAACGCTGTGAAACTGTACTGCTCTAAACCTGACGGCACCATGGCCAACTACATCACCTCGACAGAAGGGGAGGAAGGAACTTGGCAAG GAATGAAATCCTGCAGTCACGGCCTGATGACAGGCGTGAGAGCCAAAATCCTTCCGAACAAGGGTCTCTTCGGCGACGACGAAGCCATGCAGAACGTGGAGATGGAATGCGATGGAGGACTGTCCACCATCTTGGCCATGCCCGAACATGCTAATTTC TCTACCGTCAATTGGAGCAGCTGGGACAAATGCGGAAGAAGTTCTGCCGTGTGTGGGATCAAG ATTCGTTACGAACCCCCAAACCTTGTTGACGACGATGTGGCCGTCTCTGATATGACGTTGTATTGCTGTTCCCTCAACTAG
- the LOC137627802 gene encoding vitelline membrane outer layer protein 1-like: protein MNSLPVAICFLLYGCAAAAEVSLPGRVVTKNLVINNALDFGTWGDVEYCLDGSYVQNIEVMFQPYSITHLDETAINAVKLFCVSKAGQSTGYITSKVGESGDWQGVRMCPNGRMTGVRARVLPYQGSSGDDVAVQNIEIQCNYGESTVLALDETLLSKDGVQVQPGEWSEWSVCDSDSAVCGLKVRYEKTFLLQDTTAVSDVSLYCCSI, encoded by the exons ATGAATTCTCTCCCTGTTGCCATCTGCTTCCTCCTCTACGGCTGCGCGG CTGCTGCCGAGGTATCACTTCCAGGACGTGTCGTCACCAAAAACCTCGTTATAAACAATGCGTTGGATTTCGGAACGTGGGGTGATGTCGAATACTGCTTAGATGGGAGTTACGTTCAGAACATTGAAGTTATG TTTCAGCCATACTCCATAACCCATCTGGACGAGACTGCCATTAATGCTGTGAAGCTGTTCTGTGTAAGTAAAGCTGGACAAAGCACTGGGTACATCACCTCAAAGGTCGGCGAGAGTGGAGATTGGCAAG GTGTGAGAATGTGCCCCAACGGACGCATGACTGGCGTGAGGGCCAGAGTGTTGCCATATCAGGGATCTTCTGGTGATGACGTCGCCGTCCAGAACATTGAGATTCAGTGCAATTATGGAGAAAGCACAGTTCTGGCCTTAGATGAGACACTCCTCAGCAAAGATGGAGTTCAG GTACAACCCGGAGAATGGAGTGAGTGGTCAGTGTGTGACAGCGACTCGGCTGTATGCGGTCTTAAG GTGCGCTACGAAAAGACGTTCCTTCTCCAAGACACAACAGCTGTCAGCGACGTCTCACTGTATTGCTGCTCTATCTAG
- the LOC137627801 gene encoding vitelline membrane outer layer protein 1-like yields MTSDPSRVSASRNIGVRSVPNVAKMASTAFWFTFCLALSCRLTEAEQSVPVGRIITKNLMLSNGLDYGNWGIIEYCPDGSFAADIEALYQDPTLTDIDETALNAIKLYCQTPDGHHQGYISSTIGQEGEWKGIRACPHGLMTGMRAQVLPYQGSVFDDVAVQNIEMECNYGESVIQAHDGVKENKAGEWGLMARCNEGSAICGLEIRYESPNLLLDTTAVADLAMFCCAIENPLTTPEPPQTTTEALTTPEAPQTTPGA; encoded by the exons atgacgtCAGATCCTTCCCGCGTATCTGCCAGTCGAAATATTGGAGTTCGTTCAGTTCCTAACGTAGCAAAGATGGCGTCAACAGCTTTCTGGTTTACTTTCTGCCTCGCCCTGTCTTGTAGACTTACAG AGGCGGAACAGAGTGTTCCAGTCGGTCGAATAATCACCAAGAACTTGATGCTCAGCAATGGGCTTGATTACGGCAATTGGGGTATCATTGAATACTGTCCAGATGGAAGTTTCGCCGCTGATATTGAGGCATTG TACCAAGACCCCACTCTGACAGACATCGACGAAACAGCCCTAAACGCCATCAAATTATATTGCCAGACTCCTGACGGTCACCACCAGGGCTACATCTCGTCGACTATTGGTcaagaaggagaatggaaag GTATCCGCGCATGCCCACACGGACTGATGACCGGCATGCGAGCCCAAGTGTTGCCATATCAGGGTTCAGTGTTTGACGACGTGGCTGTGCAAAATATTGAGATGGAGTGCAATTATGGCGAGAGTGTTATTCAGGCCCACGATGGAGTGAAAGAG AATAAGGCTGGCGAATGGGGGTTGATGGCAAGGTGCAATGAAGGATCTGCCATTTGTGGCCTTGAG ATTCGCTACGAAAGCCCGAATCTGCTGTTGGACACAACTGCAGTTGCTGACCTTGCAATGTTTTGCTGTGCGATAGAAAATCCTCTGACCACACCCGAACCTCCTCAGACCACAACAGAAGCTCTGACCACACCAGAAGCTCCTCAGACCACACCAGGagcttaa